The following are encoded in a window of Oncorhynchus mykiss isolate Arlee chromosome Y, USDA_OmykA_1.1, whole genome shotgun sequence genomic DNA:
- the LOC110510134 gene encoding sodium/hydrogen exchanger 6 isoform X1 produces MGLKPNSALKASKTLFVLPSLFTFLLVGSQGENTAMDNVATERRAEESHRQDSANLLIFIMLLTLTILTIWLFKHRRFRFLHETGLAMIYGLLVGVILRFGVHVPRNMNNVTMNCSVNASPATLLVNVSGRFYEYTLKGEVSTVKGHDVQDDEMLRKVTFDPEVFFNILLPPIIFHAGYSLKRRHFFRNLGSILAYAFMGTVISSFVIGLVMYGCVTLMKAVGQLGGDFFFTDCLFFGAIVSATDPVTVLAIFNELKVDVDLYALMFGESVLNDAVAIVLSSSIGAYQPAGDNSHTFDATAMIKSFGVFLGVFSGSLALGVATGVMTALVTKFTKLRDFPLLETALFFLMSWSTFLLAEACEMTGVVAVLFCGMTQAHYTFNNLSPDSQDRTKQLFELLNFLAENFIFSYMGLTLFSFQSHVFNPLFIIGAFIAVFLGRAANIYPLSFLLNLGRKNKIGSNFQHVMMFAGLRGAMTFALSIRDTATYARQMMFSTTLLIVFFTVWVCGGGTTPMLSFMSIRVGVDSDQDSSQVTVSDGTQHRNTKHESAWPFRIWYNFDNTYLKPLLTHSGPPLTATLPACCGPLARCLTSTQAYENEGHQHNDDSDELVLNDGNATMYGDVTVSTDASGTLTTNHKHLSASTMGITSEEALDQELAFGEHELVIRGTRLVLPMDDPPEPTVTLPPPPTSPPPFSDPFSDPFSDPFSDPRRNRL; encoded by the exons ATGGGACTAAAACCAAATTCTGCTCTAAAGGCGTCGAAGACATTGTTTGTTTTACCTTCTCTGTTTACATTTCTTTTAGTGGGTAGTCAAGGCGAGAATACTGCTATGGACAATGTTGCTACTGAGAGGAGGGCTGAGGAAAGCCATAGACAAGACAGTGCCAACCTTCTTATTTTCATAATGCTCTTAACTCTCACTATTTTAACCATTTGGCTGTTTAAACACCGTCGCTTCAGGTTTCTACACGAAACAGGACTGGCAATGATCTATG GTCTGCTGGTGGGGGTGATCCTTCGTTTTGGGGTTCATGTGCCACGAAATATGAACAATGTGACTATGAACTGCAGTGTGAATGCCAGCCCAGCAACTCTTCTGGTCAACGTCAGCGGGCGCTTTTATGAGTACACACTGAAGGGTGAAGTCAGCACCGTCAAGGGGCATGACGTGCAGGATGATGAGATGCTCAGGAAG GTGACCTTTGACCCTGAAGtatttttcaacattttgctGCCTCCAATCATCTTCCATGCTGGCTACAGCTTGAAGCGG CGACACTTCTTCAGGAATCTGGGGTCCATCCTTGCCTATGCTTTCATGGGGACAGTCATATCATCTTTTGTCATTGG GCTGGTTATGTATGGCTGTGTGACATTAATGAAGGCGGTTGGGCAGTTGGGAGGGGACTTTTTCTTTACTGACTGCCTCTTTTTTGGTGCCATTGTCTCAGCCACAGACCCAG TGACAGTACTTGCCATATTCAACGAGCTGAAGGTGGATGTGGACCTGTACGCCCTGATGTTTGGAGAGAGTGTACTCAACGACGCTGTGGCCATAGTTCTATCTTC CTCCATAGGTGCCTATCAGCCAGCCGGGGACAACAGCCACACATTCGACGCAACAGCCATGATCAAATCTTTTGGTGTGTTCCTTGGGGTCTTCAGTGGATCCCTTGCCCTTGGTGTGGCCACCGGAGTCATGACTGCACTG GTCACCAAGTTCACTAAGCTGCGTGATTTCCCCCTGCTGGAGACGGCCCTCTTCTTCCTCATGTCCTGGAGCACTTTCCTGCTGGCCGAGGCCTGTGAAATGACTG GTGTGGTGGCCGTGTTGTTCTGTGGGATGACCCAGGCTCACTACACGTTCAACAACCTTTCTCCTGACTCTCAGGACAGGACCAAACAG CTATTTGAGCTCCTGAACTTTCTGGCGGAGAATTTCATATTTTCCTATATGGGCCTGACACTGTTCTCCTTCCAGTCCCATGTGTTCAACCCCTTGTTCATCATTGGAGCATTT ATTGCAGTATTCCTTGGCAGGGCAGCCAAcatctaccccctctctttcttgctcAATTTGGGCCGTAAAAACAAAATTGGATCTAACTTCCAACATGTTATGATGTTTGCAG GCCTGCGGGGGGCTATGACCTTTGCCCTCTCCATCCGGGACACGGCCACATACGCCCGGCAGATGATGTTCTCCACCACCCTCCTGATCGTCTTCttcactgtgtgggtgtgtggaggCGGCACCACCCCAATGCTCTCCTTCATGAGTATACG TGTGGGAGTGGACTCGGACCAAGACAGCTCA CAGGTGACTGTTTCGGATGGAACGCAACATAGGAACACCAAACACGAGAGTGCCTGGCCTTTCAGAATATGGTACAATTTTGACAATAC CTACCTGAAACCCCTGTTGACTCACAGCGGCCCACCCCTCACTGCCACCCTACCTGCCTGCTGTGGCCCCTTGGCTCGCTGTCTCACCAGCACTCAGGCATATGAG aaTGAAGGGCACCAGCACAATGATGATTCTGACGAACTGGTCCTGAACGACGGCAATGCAACCATGTATGGTGATGTCACAGTGAGCACCGACGCATCGGGCACCCTCACCACCAACCATAAACACCTGTCTGCCTCCACCATGGGCATAACCTCGGAGGAGGCCCTGGACCAGGAGCTGGCGTTTGGGGAGCATGAACTGGTCATCAGGGGAACACGTCTGGTCCTGCCCATGGACGACCCCCCTGAACCCACTGTGACCCTGCCacctccccccacctcccccccGCCTTTCTCAGATCCCTTCTCTGATCCCTTTTCAGATCCTTTCTCCGATCCCAGACGCAACAGACTCTAG
- the LOC110510134 gene encoding sodium/hydrogen exchanger 6 isoform X2, with amino-acid sequence MGLKPNSALKASKTLFVLPSLFTFLLVGSQGENTAMDNVATERRAEESHRQDSANLLIFIMLLTLTILTIWLFKHRRFRFLHETGLAMIYGLLVGVILRFGVHVPRNMNNVTMNCSVNASPATLLVNVSGRFYEYTLKGEVSTVKGHDVQDDEMLRKVTFDPEVFFNILLPPIIFHAGYSLKRRHFFRNLGSILAYAFMGTVISSFVIGLVMYGCVTLMKAVGQLGGDFFFTDCLFFGAIVSATDPVTVLAIFNELKVDVDLYALMFGESVLNDAVAIVLSSSIGAYQPAGDNSHTFDATAMIKSFGVFLGVFSGSLALGVATGVMTALVTKFTKLRDFPLLETALFFLMSWSTFLLAEACEMTGVVAVLFCGMTQAHYTFNNLSPDSQDRTKQLFELLNFLAENFIFSYMGLTLFSFQSHVFNPLFIIGAFIAVFLGRAANIYPLSFLLNLGRKNKIGSNFQHVMMFAGLRGAMTFALSIRDTATYARQMMFSTTLLIVFFTVWVCGGGTTPMLSFMSIRVGVDSDQDSSVTVSDGTQHRNTKHESAWPFRIWYNFDNTYLKPLLTHSGPPLTATLPACCGPLARCLTSTQAYENEGHQHNDDSDELVLNDGNATMYGDVTVSTDASGTLTTNHKHLSASTMGITSEEALDQELAFGEHELVIRGTRLVLPMDDPPEPTVTLPPPPTSPPPFSDPFSDPFSDPFSDPRRNRL; translated from the exons ATGGGACTAAAACCAAATTCTGCTCTAAAGGCGTCGAAGACATTGTTTGTTTTACCTTCTCTGTTTACATTTCTTTTAGTGGGTAGTCAAGGCGAGAATACTGCTATGGACAATGTTGCTACTGAGAGGAGGGCTGAGGAAAGCCATAGACAAGACAGTGCCAACCTTCTTATTTTCATAATGCTCTTAACTCTCACTATTTTAACCATTTGGCTGTTTAAACACCGTCGCTTCAGGTTTCTACACGAAACAGGACTGGCAATGATCTATG GTCTGCTGGTGGGGGTGATCCTTCGTTTTGGGGTTCATGTGCCACGAAATATGAACAATGTGACTATGAACTGCAGTGTGAATGCCAGCCCAGCAACTCTTCTGGTCAACGTCAGCGGGCGCTTTTATGAGTACACACTGAAGGGTGAAGTCAGCACCGTCAAGGGGCATGACGTGCAGGATGATGAGATGCTCAGGAAG GTGACCTTTGACCCTGAAGtatttttcaacattttgctGCCTCCAATCATCTTCCATGCTGGCTACAGCTTGAAGCGG CGACACTTCTTCAGGAATCTGGGGTCCATCCTTGCCTATGCTTTCATGGGGACAGTCATATCATCTTTTGTCATTGG GCTGGTTATGTATGGCTGTGTGACATTAATGAAGGCGGTTGGGCAGTTGGGAGGGGACTTTTTCTTTACTGACTGCCTCTTTTTTGGTGCCATTGTCTCAGCCACAGACCCAG TGACAGTACTTGCCATATTCAACGAGCTGAAGGTGGATGTGGACCTGTACGCCCTGATGTTTGGAGAGAGTGTACTCAACGACGCTGTGGCCATAGTTCTATCTTC CTCCATAGGTGCCTATCAGCCAGCCGGGGACAACAGCCACACATTCGACGCAACAGCCATGATCAAATCTTTTGGTGTGTTCCTTGGGGTCTTCAGTGGATCCCTTGCCCTTGGTGTGGCCACCGGAGTCATGACTGCACTG GTCACCAAGTTCACTAAGCTGCGTGATTTCCCCCTGCTGGAGACGGCCCTCTTCTTCCTCATGTCCTGGAGCACTTTCCTGCTGGCCGAGGCCTGTGAAATGACTG GTGTGGTGGCCGTGTTGTTCTGTGGGATGACCCAGGCTCACTACACGTTCAACAACCTTTCTCCTGACTCTCAGGACAGGACCAAACAG CTATTTGAGCTCCTGAACTTTCTGGCGGAGAATTTCATATTTTCCTATATGGGCCTGACACTGTTCTCCTTCCAGTCCCATGTGTTCAACCCCTTGTTCATCATTGGAGCATTT ATTGCAGTATTCCTTGGCAGGGCAGCCAAcatctaccccctctctttcttgctcAATTTGGGCCGTAAAAACAAAATTGGATCTAACTTCCAACATGTTATGATGTTTGCAG GCCTGCGGGGGGCTATGACCTTTGCCCTCTCCATCCGGGACACGGCCACATACGCCCGGCAGATGATGTTCTCCACCACCCTCCTGATCGTCTTCttcactgtgtgggtgtgtggaggCGGCACCACCCCAATGCTCTCCTTCATGAGTATACG TGTGGGAGTGGACTCGGACCAAGACAGCTCA GTGACTGTTTCGGATGGAACGCAACATAGGAACACCAAACACGAGAGTGCCTGGCCTTTCAGAATATGGTACAATTTTGACAATAC CTACCTGAAACCCCTGTTGACTCACAGCGGCCCACCCCTCACTGCCACCCTACCTGCCTGCTGTGGCCCCTTGGCTCGCTGTCTCACCAGCACTCAGGCATATGAG aaTGAAGGGCACCAGCACAATGATGATTCTGACGAACTGGTCCTGAACGACGGCAATGCAACCATGTATGGTGATGTCACAGTGAGCACCGACGCATCGGGCACCCTCACCACCAACCATAAACACCTGTCTGCCTCCACCATGGGCATAACCTCGGAGGAGGCCCTGGACCAGGAGCTGGCGTTTGGGGAGCATGAACTGGTCATCAGGGGAACACGTCTGGTCCTGCCCATGGACGACCCCCCTGAACCCACTGTGACCCTGCCacctccccccacctcccccccGCCTTTCTCAGATCCCTTCTCTGATCCCTTTTCAGATCCTTTCTCCGATCCCAGACGCAACAGACTCTAG